A portion of the Deltaproteobacteria bacterium genome contains these proteins:
- a CDS encoding HEAT repeat domain-containing protein: MNPVTSYDIEEERCHAKSLTLNLATVTSDELIPLLGHRSWRVRKATLNHAEGLRKRPDLIPSIIAALGEPENAGLRSACAETLIRIGEVAVPQLIRALGTSDVDIRKFVVEVLGEIGSAGVGHSLIAALDDSDENVKASVVSALAHIGDRDTVEALRARLANRTKDMQLTAYVLSALEELHAELRYEELALFFERPELARLVHPLLGRCNDQRARKRLVEAITTGAKGARYEAIRALALQYQHLDENSEFELRDLLKAAPNAITDIEKALDNPDDAITEAAVVVLGILREPAFVPRILEAVASRPFVKAAFDAIRPMGTEVVPPLLDAIDDLSIDARILALEVIESFGDPRAVAKLLSIASGIEPRAAEAAISALGKLGGPDCIDQLMNVVCNGDNDIVRQTALALAAIGIRHPSEVAGKIRAVLANGDVRPVWIIVLGLIGRSEDMDTIVAASRHRDSDVRRAAIEAFSAYHGEVDENVVVLALTDESPAVRAVAARALGHYHSERVINALMVSVNDTDALVVAETLRALGRAGGEKAATTLLDAAASSQAPVAIAALQSLFRLRPKGIMHAVERALQHVDPEVVREAIVLTMRLSVEETLPLLLPCLSHRSWHVRLAAAEALANRDLIIGEEILNKVLEDETEPLVLDALERLFTISRGRG, from the coding sequence ATGAATCCGGTAACTTCATATGATATTGAAGAAGAACGCTGCCATGCCAAATCTTTAACACTAAATTTGGCCACTGTTACTAGTGATGAGCTCATACCTTTATTAGGGCATCGTAGTTGGCGTGTGCGCAAAGCTACACTCAATCATGCAGAAGGTTTACGAAAACGGCCAGATTTAATTCCATCGATTATTGCTGCATTGGGTGAACCAGAGAATGCTGGTTTACGAAGTGCTTGTGCTGAGACTCTTATTCGCATTGGCGAAGTAGCCGTACCACAATTGATCCGTGCTTTAGGGACATCTGATGTCGATATTCGAAAATTTGTAGTAGAAGTTTTAGGTGAAATTGGTTCTGCTGGAGTAGGCCATAGTTTAATAGCTGCATTAGATGACAGCGATGAAAACGTTAAAGCGTCGGTAGTATCGGCCTTGGCGCATATAGGTGACCGTGACACTGTAGAAGCTTTGAGAGCTCGCCTTGCAAATCGTACAAAAGATATGCAGCTTACCGCTTACGTCCTTAGCGCTCTTGAAGAACTTCATGCGGAATTACGCTACGAAGAATTGGCTTTATTCTTTGAACGTCCAGAACTTGCCCGGCTTGTGCACCCCTTATTAGGGCGATGCAATGATCAACGAGCTAGAAAGCGACTTGTTGAAGCTATTACTACTGGTGCTAAAGGTGCACGATATGAGGCTATTCGTGCGTTAGCGCTGCAGTATCAGCATCTTGACGAAAATTCTGAGTTCGAGTTACGTGATTTGCTTAAAGCTGCTCCTAACGCAATCACCGATATTGAAAAAGCTCTCGATAATCCAGATGATGCAATTACAGAGGCAGCTGTTGTTGTATTAGGTATACTTCGTGAACCAGCTTTTGTTCCTCGAATTCTTGAAGCTGTTGCCTCAAGACCATTTGTAAAAGCAGCATTTGATGCAATTCGTCCAATGGGTACAGAAGTAGTTCCACCGTTATTAGATGCTATTGATGATTTATCAATTGATGCGCGGATATTAGCCTTAGAGGTCATTGAAAGTTTTGGTGATCCAAGAGCTGTTGCAAAATTACTCAGCATTGCTTCTGGTATAGAACCACGCGCTGCAGAAGCAGCAATAAGTGCTTTAGGTAAATTAGGTGGTCCAGATTGTATTGACCAATTAATGAATGTCGTTTGCAATGGTGATAATGATATTGTTCGCCAAACGGCATTAGCATTAGCTGCAATAGGAATACGACATCCTTCAGAGGTTGCTGGCAAAATTAGAGCAGTATTGGCAAATGGAGATGTTAGACCGGTTTGGATAATAGTGCTTGGTTTAATAGGTCGTAGCGAAGATATGGATACTATTGTGGCAGCAAGCCGTCACCGAGATTCTGATGTACGTCGGGCTGCTATTGAGGCTTTTAGCGCATATCACGGCGAAGTAGACGAAAACGTTGTGGTCTTAGCACTAACAGACGAGAGTCCAGCAGTTCGAGCTGTAGCTGCAAGAGCTTTAGGACATTACCATAGTGAGCGTGTCATAAATGCTTTAATGGTAAGTGTTAATGATACAGATGCCTTAGTTGTAGCTGAGACTTTACGCGCTTTAGGAAGAGCTGGTGGTGAAAAAGCTGCTACAACCCTGCTTGATGCTGCAGCTAGTTCGCAGGCACCCGTAGCTATTGCTGCTTTACAGAGCTTATTCCGTTTACGACCGAAAGGTATAATGCATGCAGTTGAGCGAGCTCTACAGCATGTTGATCCTGAAGTAGTGCGAGAAGCAATTGTTCTCACTATGCGTCTGAGCGTTGAAGAAACATTGCCATTATTATTGCCATGTTTATCGCATCGTTCATGGCATGTCCGCTTGGCGGCTGCTGAAGCACTAGCGAATCGTGACTTAATTATTGGCGAAGAAATATTAAATAAAGTCTTAGAGGATGAAACCGAACCACTAGTGCTTGATGCTCTTGAACGTCTTTTTACTATTAGTCGAGGCAGGGGATAA
- a CDS encoding protein-glutamate O-methyltransferase CheR gives MAFGTEAVTITEEEFLLIRGLIYNYCGILLPQSMAYLVERRLRPRLDAHGLTSFRDYYRLIKYGRDLHNEFDEIVERITTNESYFFRESYQLDAFTDEIMPIITSNRDSRERIRIWSAGCATGEEPYTIAMLVREAKSTQGYKFDIFGNDVSKKVLRLARAGFYRENSFRQTDKRYRDKYFHKAKDGWQINDEIRSSVTFGHVNLMDEASMALIANVDVVFCRNVLIYFSAESRVQLIDAFYRKLRPGGFLLLGHSESLINSSTKFELVALKNDIVYRRPPDTKIIGPKKVS, from the coding sequence ATGGCCTTTGGTACTGAGGCTGTAACAATTACTGAGGAGGAATTTCTCCTCATTAGAGGCCTCATTTACAACTACTGTGGAATACTTTTACCACAATCGATGGCATATCTAGTAGAACGTCGATTACGACCTCGACTTGATGCTCATGGGTTGACTAGCTTTCGTGATTATTATCGTTTAATTAAATATGGTCGTGATCTTCACAATGAATTTGATGAAATTGTTGAACGCATTACTACTAACGAATCTTATTTTTTTCGAGAATCTTATCAGCTTGATGCCTTTACTGATGAAATTATGCCAATAATTACCTCTAATAGAGACTCAAGAGAACGTATCCGTATTTGGTCTGCAGGATGTGCCACTGGCGAAGAACCCTATACTATTGCCATGTTAGTAAGAGAAGCTAAGTCTACACAAGGATACAAGTTTGATATTTTTGGCAATGATGTATCAAAAAAAGTATTACGTTTAGCTCGTGCTGGTTTTTATCGTGAGAACTCGTTTCGTCAAACCGATAAACGCTATCGTGATAAGTATTTTCACAAAGCGAAAGACGGTTGGCAAATAAACGATGAAATTCGCAGTTCAGTTACTTTTGGTCATGTAAATCTCATGGATGAAGCTTCCATGGCGCTAATAGCAAATGTCGATGTAGTCTTTTGTAGGAACGTACTTATCTATTTTTCTGCTGAAAGCCGAGTACAACTAATTGATGCATTTTATCGTAAACTTCGCCCAGGCGGTTTTTTGCTTTTAGGCCATTCTGAATCTTTGATTAATTCAAGTACAAAATTTGAGTTAGTCGCCTTAAAAAATGATATCGTATATCGTAGGCCACCAGATACAAAAATAATTGGACCTAAAAAGGTATCGTAG
- a CDS encoding chemotaxis response regulator protein-glutamate methylesterase yields MGVAKLRVLVVDDSAYNRQTISEFFSGHPEFEVVGRAEDGEQGLKLTALLKPDLITLDIEMPRMDGFTFLRVLMSQMPTPVIVISSHSRKQDVFQALELGALDFVAKPQRFLAPDLSELKNEIIRKAMAVRSLQALSFARRSSLASNSSIKSIDKSYDQLREFEGQPLARIIAIGASTGGPPALQSILRVLSPTIPVAILVSQHMPEKFTKAFADRLNRTSLLRIREAEAGDVIVPGNVYISPGGAHMEITRGGPEPFIIRLGSPTPADRYVPSIDRLFTSLAKVSGPKVVGVVLTGMGADGAEGIRILHASGARTIAESEDSAIVFGMPKEAIHTGAIDEVLSLEAIVERLHGLVTTS; encoded by the coding sequence ATGGGTGTAGCGAAGCTTCGCGTTTTAGTTGTTGATGATTCTGCATATAACCGCCAGACAATTTCTGAGTTTTTTAGCGGCCATCCTGAATTCGAAGTTGTTGGACGCGCTGAAGATGGTGAACAAGGTCTAAAATTAACGGCTTTACTAAAACCTGATCTGATAACTTTAGATATTGAAATGCCGCGGATGGATGGCTTTACTTTTCTGCGTGTTTTAATGTCGCAAATGCCAACTCCGGTCATTGTGATAAGTTCTCACAGTCGTAAACAAGATGTATTTCAAGCACTTGAATTGGGTGCACTTGACTTTGTTGCAAAGCCACAAAGATTTTTAGCGCCAGACCTTTCAGAGTTAAAAAATGAAATTATTCGCAAAGCGATGGCAGTACGTTCTTTGCAGGCATTATCATTTGCTCGTAGATCTTCTTTAGCTAGTAATTCATCAATAAAATCTATTGATAAATCTTATGACCAACTTAGAGAATTCGAGGGTCAACCTCTTGCTCGTATAATTGCTATTGGGGCTTCTACTGGAGGACCTCCAGCGTTACAGTCTATTTTAAGAGTTTTATCTCCTACCATACCTGTTGCAATACTAGTTTCACAGCATATGCCCGAAAAATTTACTAAGGCATTTGCGGATCGCCTTAATCGCACTTCACTATTACGAATACGCGAAGCTGAGGCAGGAGATGTCATAGTTCCTGGTAATGTTTATATCTCTCCTGGCGGTGCTCACATGGAAATTACACGTGGTGGTCCTGAGCCATTTATTATTCGTTTAGGTTCACCGACTCCAGCAGATCGTTACGTGCCGTCAATTGATCGCTTGTTTACATCATTGGCAAAAGTTAGCGGGCCAAAAGTCGTGGGTGTTGTATTAACAGGTATGGGCGCAGACGGTGCAGAAGGGATACGAATTTTGCATGCTTCAGGAGCTCGTACGATAGCAGAATCTGAAGATTCTGCTATCGTTTTCGGTATGCCAAAAGAAGCGATTCATACTGGTGCTATTGATGAAGTTCTTTCGCTTGAAGCGATTGTTGAACGTTTGCATGGTTTAGTCACTACTTCATAA
- a CDS encoding MotA/TolQ/ExbB proton channel family protein: protein MFAKLAEFFNAGGIWMYPIVAVSIAVWAIGIERIYSLFFRYNINAEQLMAQIQKLVLANNIDRAIKLCNAAPSAALPRVIKAALTRANKGEEEIASALEEANVEVLRGLQKRVPLLPTLANTATLCGLLGTIVALIEAFTAVASAPPDMKSQMLTAALAIGLNATALGLTVAIPALVLYMFLFSASKKIIEDIDQYSLKIQNLLVARGKSPNMPNQFSNPGS from the coding sequence GTGTTCGCAAAGCTAGCTGAATTTTTTAATGCCGGCGGTATTTGGATGTACCCGATCGTTGCAGTTTCAATAGCGGTTTGGGCTATAGGTATTGAGCGTATTTATTCGCTATTTTTCCGCTACAATATCAACGCTGAACAATTAATGGCACAGATTCAGAAATTAGTTTTAGCCAATAATATCGATCGTGCTATTAAATTGTGCAACGCCGCCCCATCAGCCGCGTTACCACGAGTTATAAAAGCCGCTTTAACTAGAGCCAATAAAGGCGAAGAAGAGATCGCCTCTGCACTTGAAGAAGCCAATGTTGAAGTGCTGCGTGGTTTACAAAAGCGCGTTCCTTTACTGCCAACATTAGCAAATACTGCAACGTTATGCGGCCTTTTAGGAACAATTGTCGCCTTAATTGAAGCTTTTACTGCAGTTGCTTCAGCTCCGCCAGATATGAAAAGTCAAATGCTAACTGCCGCACTAGCTATCGGTCTTAATGCTACGGCACTTGGTCTTACTGTCGCTATTCCAGCATTGGTTCTTTATATGTTTTTATTTAGCGCTTCAAAGAAGATTATTGAAGACATTGATCAATATTCCTTAAAAATTCAAAATTTATTAGTAGCTCGCGGAAAAAGTCCAAATATGCCAAACCAATTTTCTAACCCAGGTAGCTAA
- a CDS encoding biopolymer transporter ExbD — MAFKPSERMKNSEIGELNLMLNPMMDMFAVLIPALLMMSVVVEIAIVNVSAPSIGPSEGGAEKPPDKPPLNFTVTILETGYALSTTQGPIPGPDGSIDPKKATIPIIKTSVLCSKYRGTKPPPRTLNANQSICPQTHPMLRKEFYVYDTNALRQKAQEIKDQNPDEHRIIIGGSKEVEYEALIDVMDATRDFEQKSGEITTLFDEVVLSPGL, encoded by the coding sequence ATGGCCTTCAAGCCGTCAGAGCGTATGAAGAATTCTGAGATTGGTGAACTCAATCTCATGCTTAACCCTATGATGGATATGTTTGCGGTGCTAATTCCAGCACTACTAATGATGTCGGTCGTGGTCGAGATAGCAATTGTCAACGTTTCAGCACCATCAATTGGTCCTTCTGAAGGAGGAGCTGAAAAACCACCTGATAAACCGCCACTAAATTTTACTGTCACTATATTAGAAACAGGATATGCCCTATCTACAACTCAAGGCCCTATTCCTGGTCCTGATGGCTCAATAGATCCTAAAAAGGCAACAATTCCGATTATAAAAACAAGTGTTTTATGCTCGAAATATCGAGGTACTAAACCACCACCAAGAACATTAAATGCTAATCAGTCTATTTGCCCGCAAACCCATCCGATGCTGAGAAAAGAGTTTTATGTATATGATACCAATGCTTTAAGACAGAAAGCTCAAGAAATTAAGGATCAAAATCCTGATGAACACCGAATAATAATTGGAGGTTCAAAAGAAGTAGAATATGAAGCGTTAATCGATGTTATGGATGCTACTCGTGATTTTGAACAGAAAAGCGGTGAGATTACTACGCTTTTTGATGAAGTTGTATTAAGCCCTGGGTTATAA
- a CDS encoding biopolymer transporter ExbD — MTSFNSGPPQGFPNANMPVVPPGYSMGDLPEEPKKKKKRRKIKVQERALDISINSLLDILSVLLVFLMKSYSTTTVQIKPSKELQVPFSWASGMVEDTTSITITLKNILLDDKPIISFSDGKIPEQELSEGNLRIDKLFEKIQDEVSHLKKIEARNSRAKFRGIVTVIADRYVPFPLLAQVMYTAGQAEFGQFKFALIRTER, encoded by the coding sequence ATGACGAGTTTCAACTCAGGACCACCTCAAGGATTTCCAAATGCAAATATGCCGGTGGTGCCACCAGGTTATTCTATGGGCGATTTACCAGAAGAGCCTAAGAAAAAGAAAAAACGTAGAAAAATAAAAGTACAAGAAAGAGCTTTAGATATTAGCATTAATTCATTGTTAGATATTCTCTCCGTGCTTTTAGTCTTTTTAATGAAAAGTTATTCCACGACTACGGTTCAAATTAAGCCATCTAAAGAGCTACAAGTACCATTTTCATGGGCTAGTGGAATGGTTGAAGACACAACTTCTATTACTATTACCTTAAAAAACATTCTTTTAGATGATAAACCTATTATAAGTTTTTCTGATGGAAAAATTCCAGAACAAGAACTCAGTGAAGGGAATCTTCGTATTGATAAATTGTTTGAAAAAATACAGGATGAAGTATCTCATCTAAAAAAGATCGAAGCACGCAATAGCAGGGCGAAATTTCGTGGAATTGTGACGGTAATTGCTGATCGTTATGTTCCATTTCCTTTGTTAGCGCAGGTAATGTATACAGCAGGGCAGGCGGAATTTGGGCAATTTAAGTTTGCCTTAATTCGTACAGAACGTTAA
- a CDS encoding PilZ domain-containing protein has protein sequence MSDANIKNINNYPEGRRDRRFRVQIPVTLSLSNKSLEIVTGDVSLRGLFLITEYTLKPSQFIRMDIILPFSNNKISLFGSVAYFVSPSKNNNQQVGAGVELYGNGPDELLLWKKFILELEQRFPQAIEQKLMLDSNLNPNKTTNFPNERRRFQRFETEFQVRGYFGEIADLVLMYTRDISKGGMFIKTNALLEIGSEIELQLVHPVTHLQFPVSCVVRRIVSDRSNRGMGVEFVNLDDHRRNQLWDFISSGVPNIPKEDFRLPEATNAARTQPTPIPTQGIKTPSSITTNDPKDTNRSTPPPLPSKK, from the coding sequence ATGAGTGATGCAAACATTAAAAATATTAATAACTACCCTGAAGGCCGACGTGATCGACGCTTTCGAGTACAAATTCCTGTAACCCTTTCACTTAGTAACAAAAGTCTTGAAATAGTTACTGGAGATGTAAGTCTTCGTGGATTGTTTTTAATAACCGAGTATACATTAAAACCTTCGCAATTTATCCGTATGGATATAATTCTACCTTTTAGTAATAATAAAATTTCATTATTTGGTAGCGTCGCTTATTTTGTCTCGCCATCAAAAAACAATAATCAACAAGTTGGAGCTGGAGTTGAATTATATGGCAATGGTCCAGATGAATTGCTTTTATGGAAAAAATTCATACTAGAATTAGAGCAACGTTTTCCACAAGCGATAGAACAAAAACTCATGTTAGATTCAAACTTAAACCCTAATAAAACTACTAATTTTCCAAATGAACGTCGCCGATTTCAGCGTTTCGAGACTGAGTTTCAAGTTCGTGGTTATTTTGGTGAAATCGCTGATTTGGTACTTATGTACACAAGAGATATTTCAAAAGGAGGCATGTTTATAAAAACCAATGCCCTTTTAGAAATTGGCAGCGAAATAGAACTACAGTTAGTTCATCCGGTTACTCACCTACAGTTTCCAGTAAGTTGTGTAGTTCGCCGTATAGTTTCTGATCGTAGTAATCGTGGTATGGGTGTTGAGTTTGTAAATCTTGATGATCACCGACGCAATCAGCTTTGGGACTTCATTTCATCTGGAGTGCCAAATATTCCTAAAGAAGATTTTAGGCTTCCTGAAGCCACGAATGCTGCTCGAACTCAGCCTACGCCAATACCAACTCAAGGTATTAAAACGCCCTCCTCTATAACGACAAATGATCCTAAAGACACAAATCGTAGCACTCCACCGCCGCTTCCTAGCAAAAAATAG
- the fusA gene encoding elongation factor G: MVKLSSVRNIGIAAHIDAGKTTLTERFLYYSGKIHRVGDIDEGDTQMDWMAQERERGITITAAATTVPWRNHEIHLIDTPGHVDFTIEVERSLRVLDGAVIILCAVSGVEPQSETVWHQADKFKVPRIVFINKMDRLGANFAAVVDELRTRFKANPAVIYFPIGAEDKFYGVVDIIEQKALYFSGVENESPRFDMVPSDMRNDVIMAREQLVELVADFDDVIAEKYLNGTEISTAELKSALRKGVLTNRVVPILCGTALRNKGVQPCLDAVVDYLPSPLEVPPIEGVNPESGLHELREPDTKTPFAALAFKIMMEHGRRQVYLRIYSGNVTPGQEVYNPRIGHSEKIARLFSVHANKRERIDKAGPGLIVTANGLKETMTGDTLCAATAPIIFEPIDSYEPVISAAIEARSQAEKEKLDFALNKIVDEDPTFQVRYDDETGQTLIAGMGELHLDIIIDRLAREYNVTANIGKPEVVFRETISITNTANADFMRQIEEKTMFGQAQVRIIPQPRSSGVEILATINDDADIPSAIISAALEGIKEGGSSGPHGYPLDDYKAELIGLEYRPSVSTETAHRIAAGEAMRQAVREAKPMLLEPIMNVEITAPDESLGDILGDLNARHSQITNVGFRGDKRVINANVPLRRMFGYATLLRSLSQGRASFSMQFERYDTWL; this comes from the coding sequence ATGGTTAAGTTGTCGTCGGTTCGTAATATTGGCATAGCTGCTCACATTGATGCTGGCAAAACTACGCTAACAGAGCGATTTTTATATTATTCGGGAAAAATTCACCGTGTTGGCGACATTGATGAGGGCGATACCCAGATGGACTGGATGGCCCAAGAACGTGAACGCGGTATTACGATAACTGCCGCAGCAACTACGGTACCTTGGCGAAATCACGAGATCCATCTAATCGATACACCAGGGCACGTAGATTTTACCATAGAAGTTGAACGTTCATTACGAGTACTTGATGGTGCAGTAATCATATTATGTGCTGTTTCAGGTGTTGAGCCACAGAGCGAAACGGTCTGGCATCAAGCTGATAAATTCAAAGTTCCTCGCATTGTTTTTATTAATAAAATGGATCGTCTTGGAGCAAATTTCGCTGCAGTGGTGGATGAATTGCGAACTCGTTTTAAAGCAAACCCTGCAGTAATATATTTTCCTATAGGGGCTGAAGATAAATTCTATGGCGTTGTTGATATAATTGAACAAAAAGCTTTGTATTTTAGTGGTGTTGAAAACGAATCGCCACGATTTGATATGGTACCATCAGATATGCGTAATGATGTGATAATGGCGCGTGAGCAATTGGTTGAGCTTGTGGCAGATTTCGATGATGTTATAGCTGAAAAATACCTTAATGGAACTGAAATTAGTACAGCGGAACTAAAAAGCGCTTTACGAAAAGGGGTGCTTACTAATCGAGTCGTTCCGATATTGTGTGGTACAGCTTTGCGTAACAAAGGTGTACAACCATGTCTTGATGCTGTGGTTGATTATTTACCTTCACCGCTTGAAGTACCGCCAATTGAAGGTGTTAATCCAGAATCAGGATTACATGAATTACGGGAGCCTGACACTAAAACACCTTTTGCTGCGCTTGCGTTTAAAATAATGATGGAGCATGGCAGACGACAGGTTTATTTAAGAATTTATTCTGGTAATGTTACCCCTGGTCAAGAAGTTTACAATCCTCGCATTGGTCATAGTGAAAAAATAGCGCGTTTATTTTCAGTGCATGCAAATAAACGTGAACGCATTGACAAAGCTGGTCCCGGATTAATTGTTACTGCAAATGGTTTAAAAGAAACAATGACCGGCGATACGTTATGCGCCGCGACTGCACCAATAATTTTTGAGCCCATTGATTCATATGAACCAGTAATTAGCGCTGCAATAGAAGCACGTTCACAAGCAGAAAAAGAAAAGCTTGATTTTGCTTTGAATAAAATTGTAGATGAAGATCCAACTTTCCAAGTGCGATATGATGATGAAACCGGTCAAACACTTATTGCGGGCATGGGCGAACTGCACTTGGATATTATTATTGATCGTTTGGCACGTGAATATAATGTGACAGCAAATATTGGAAAACCCGAAGTAGTATTTCGAGAGACAATATCAATCACCAATACTGCAAATGCTGATTTTATGCGGCAAATTGAAGAAAAAACAATGTTTGGACAAGCACAAGTTCGCATAATTCCGCAACCGCGCAGTAGTGGCGTTGAAATATTAGCCACAATCAATGATGATGCTGATATTCCATCGGCAATTATTTCAGCCGCACTAGAGGGCATCAAAGAAGGTGGAAGTTCAGGACCCCATGGTTATCCTCTTGATGATTATAAAGCAGAACTTATAGGTTTAGAGTACCGCCCGAGTGTTTCAACTGAGACAGCGCATCGAATTGCAGCTGGTGAAGCTATGCGTCAAGCTGTACGTGAAGCAAAACCAATGTTGCTTGAACCGATAATGAATGTTGAAATTACCGCTCCAGATGAATCATTAGGTGATATTTTGGGGGATTTAAATGCACGTCATAGTCAAATAACTAATGTAGGTTTTCGTGGTGATAAAAGAGTAATTAACGCTAATGTTCCCTTGCGACGTATGTTTGGCTATGCCACACTTCTACGTTCATTATCACAAGGAAGAGCTAGTTTTAGTATGCAATTTGAACGTTATGATACTTGGCTATAA